A single region of the Mustela lutreola isolate mMusLut2 chromosome 2, mMusLut2.pri, whole genome shotgun sequence genome encodes:
- the CIST1 gene encoding uncharacterized LOC729966 homolog isoform X1 has product MAASQLSPPLLLLALVLLSGNFSPLLHVKTQLTRAHRSGENYPNPHNSLNLETSSFTQPNPSPTPPNSGLASASSQPTHPSPVYPGSELTPFSHSSPPTSSTLTLPWSPTSLSPRTEPSSLPSATSDETSVTTCPAPGDSGAPELHRNPGVVVAVCLVVSVLLIGSVLMAVKCRHQGVSEF; this is encoded by the exons atggcagcctcccagctgTCCCCGCCACTTCTGCTGCTGGCTCTGGTGCTGCTGTCCGGGAATTTCTCTCCACTGCTGCATGTAAAG acTCAACTGACCAGAGCTCATAGGTCAGGGGAAAACTACCCGAACCCCCACAACTCTTTAAATTTAGAGACATCGTCCTTCACCCAAcccaaccccagccccaccccccccaaTTCAGGGCTGGCGTCCGCCTCCTCACAACCCACTCACCCGAGTCCTGTCTACCCTGGTTCAGAGCTTACCCCTTTCTCCCACTCCAGTCCCCCAACTTCCTCCACCCTGACCCTGCCTTGGAGCCCCACCTCTCTCAGCCCCAGAACAGAGCCCTCCTCCTTGCCCTCAGCCACCAGTGATGAGACATCTGTGACCACCTGCCCTG CTCCAGGTGACTCTGGGGCCCCCGAGTTGCACAGGAACCCAGGCGTGGTGGTGGCTGTGTGTCTGGTGGTGTCTGTTTTGCTCATCGGGTCTGTGCTGATGGCTGTGAAGTGCCGCCACCAGGGTGTGTCTGAGTTCTAG
- the CIST1 gene encoding uncharacterized LOC729966 homolog isoform X2 produces the protein MAASQLSPPLLLLALVLLSGNFSPLLHVKTQLTRAHRSGENYPNPHNSLNLETSSFTQPNPSPTPPNSGLASASSQPTHPSPVYPGSELTPFSHSSPPTSSTLTLPWSPTSLSPRTEPSSLPSATSDETSVTTCPGRCEHKSQDANRLPEVSIFMCILRAFLHLEIEF, from the exons atggcagcctcccagctgTCCCCGCCACTTCTGCTGCTGGCTCTGGTGCTGCTGTCCGGGAATTTCTCTCCACTGCTGCATGTAAAG acTCAACTGACCAGAGCTCATAGGTCAGGGGAAAACTACCCGAACCCCCACAACTCTTTAAATTTAGAGACATCGTCCTTCACCCAAcccaaccccagccccaccccccccaaTTCAGGGCTGGCGTCCGCCTCCTCACAACCCACTCACCCGAGTCCTGTCTACCCTGGTTCAGAGCTTACCCCTTTCTCCCACTCCAGTCCCCCAACTTCCTCCACCCTGACCCTGCCTTGGAGCCCCACCTCTCTCAGCCCCAGAACAGAGCCCTCCTCCTTGCCCTCAGCCACCAGTGATGAGACATCTGTGACCACCTGCCCTG GACGGTGTGAACACAAGTCACAGGATGCAAACCGCCTTCCCGAAGTGTCAATTTTTATGTGTATCCTCAGAGCATTTCTGCATTTGGAAATAGAATTCTAG